GtaacaaatcatcaaggaacccaccaggtacaaccctaactctgtaagtaagggcaccctcatagacgtcatcctgaccgactggccctccaaatacacctccgctgtcttcaaccaggatctcagcgaccactgcatcattgcctgtatccgctacggtgccgcagtcaaacgaccacccctcatcactgtcaaacactccctaaaacacttctgtgagcaggcctttctaatcgacctggcccaggtatcctggaaggacattgacctcatcccgtcagttgaggaaggctggtcattctttaagagtaacttcctcaccattttagataagcatgctccgatcaaaaatgcagaactaagaacagatacagcccttggttcactccagacctgactgccctcgaccagcacaaaaacatcctgtggcggactgcaatagcatcgaacagtccccgcgatatgcaactgttcaggaagtcaggaaccaatacacgcagtcagtcaggaaagctaaggccagcttcttcaggcagaagtttgcatcctgtagctccaactccaaaaagttctgggacactgaagtccatggagaacaagagcacctcctcccagctgcccactgcactgaggctagggaacacggttaccaccgacaaatccatgattatcgaaaacttcaacaagcatttctcaacggctggccatgccttccgcctggctactcctacctcggccaacagctccggcccccgcAGCTCcttgcccaagcctctccaggttctcctttacccaaatccagatagcagatgttctgaaagagctgcaaaacctgcacccgtataaatcagctgggcttgacaatccctctatttctgaaactatccgccgccattgtcgcaacccctattaccagcctgttcaacctctttcatatcgtctgagatccccaaggattggaaagctgctgcagtcatccccctcttcaaaggggagacaccctggacccaaactgttacagacctatatccattctgccctgcctatctaaggtcttgaaagccaagtcaacaaacaggtcactgaccatctcgaatcccacccgTACCGTCTCCATGCGATCTGGTTTCAGGCCGGTCACGcggggtgcacctcagccacacacaAGGtgctaaacgacatcataaccgccatcgataaaagacggTACTGTGCAGCCCGTCTTCCTTCTGACCTTGCCAAAGACTTTACGACTCTcatcaatcaccatattcttatcggcagactcagtagcctggATTTCGGATGGCTGCCTTGCCTGGTTACCagtactttgcagacagagttcagtgtgtccaTCAGGAGGCATGCtatccggtcctctggcagtctctatgtaAGAGTGCCACAGGGTTCGAgaaccgactcttttctctgtatatataatGATGTTGGTCCTGCTGCGCGCCGCCCTGATCCCACCTCTGCGACGTCACCATTCTATATAccttcggcccgtcattggacactgtgctatataacctccaaacgagcttcaatgccatacaacactccttccgtggcctccaactgctcttaaacgctagtaaaaccaaatgcatgcttttcaaccgatcgctgcctgcacccgcatgcccgactagcatcaccacactggatggttccgaccttgaatatgtggacacctataagtacctaggtgtctggctaaactgcaaactctccttccagacccatatcaaacatctccaatcgaaaatcaaatcaagagtcggctttctattccgcaacaaagcctccttcactcacgctgccaagcttaccctagtaaaactgactatcctaccgatcctcgacttcggcgatgtcatctacaaaattgcttccaacactctactcagcaaactggatgcagtttatcacagtgccatccgttttgtcactaaagcaccttatactacccaccactgcgacttgtatgctctagtcggctggccctcgctacatattcgtcgccagacccactggctccaggtcatctacaaggccatgctaggtaaagctccgccttatctcagttcactggtcacgatggcaatacccacccatagcactcgctccagcaggtgtatatcactgatcatccctaaagccaacacctcatttggccacctttccttccagttcactgctgcctgtgactggaacgaattgctaaAATCACTgtagttggagacttatctccctcaccaactttaaacatctgttatctgagcagctaaccgatcgctgcagctgtacatagtccatcggtaaatagcccacccaatttacctacctcatccccatactgtttttatttatttaattttctgctcttttgcacaccagtatcacaccagtacctgcacatgaccatctgataatttatcactccagtgttaatctgctaaaattCTAATTATTCGCCtatctcctcatgccttttgcacacaatgtatatagactactttttctactgtgttattgacttgtttattgtttactccatgtgtaactctgtgttgctgtctgttcacactgctatgctttatcttggccaggtcacagttgtaaatgagaacttgttctcaactagcctacctggttaaataaaggtgaaataaaaatccttgaaaatatggagtggtactccgtaatgtgttggattttccccaaacataagtTAGCATTTAGGACagaaagttaattgctttgccacatttttgcagTATTATTTTTCCTTTGTTGCACACAagatgcatattttggaatatttgattctgtacaggcttctttcttttcactcttgtcaattaggttagtattgtggagtaactacaatgctgttgatccatcctcagttttctatcacagctattaaactctgtaattgttttacaatcaccattggcctcatggtgaaatccctgagtggtttccttcctctccggcaactgagttaggaaggatgcctgtatctttgtattgaTACACATAAAAAGtaaacacttattgcacacagagcgagttcatgcaatttattatgtgacttgttaagcacatttttactcctgaactttatttaggctttccatatcaaaggagttgaatacttattgactccaGACATTAGCTTTTAATttgtaattaatttgtaaacatttctacatagttccactttgacgttattgggtattgtgtttaggccagtgacGACAAaatctatttaatacattttatgttcaggctgtaacacatcaaCATTtagaaaaagtccaggggtgcaatactttctgaaggcacagtagcTCATCGTTAAGGTATTAAAAGTATGTTAAATCATAACATTATATTGACTCGATTCAATAACTTAATCTCCTTCCTTAATCTACATCCATCATGTGCTGGTATGAAGCAGATGTACTTATTTCCTTCCCATCTAAATCTCCATGGCAACGGAGCTCAAGCCTGCCAGCTTGTGTAATTTGCTAGAGCACTTACTCAGAGATTTATTCTTGGCGGCGTTTTCTGGAAGCATTGGGTGAGAACGTTCTTTTGTTTGTTTCCCCTCAGTGTGCCTTCTTGGTGTGGTGCATGGCTCCAACTCCTTCTAACGGCTCCATCCAGATATACACGCGGATCATCCGCCCCATCTTCCTCAAGCACGAGTCCAAGATTGACAACATAGCCAAGGACCTCAAGGGCAAGGCGACAGAGGCTGCGGACAAGTTCAAAGATGAAGGTAGGCACACCGGGCATCTGTTTAAGGTCTCTCGAAATACGATGAATCCTTTTAAAACCGTCTCAGCTTTTGCCCTTTTGAATCTTATCTTTACCATTTTAAAGGATTTAATATGCAGCATCTGCTATTTGAAAGTAGCTGACGGTGATGCCTTTCACTCCAACAGGTTGAGGAATGGGTTCAGACAGTTTTCGGAAATGCAACATGTTTTCTTCATTGCATTATTGAGGAACGGTGAACCTGTCACATTGACAGATTTTAAATGGCCATTGTTGATATGTCCAATTTTAAAAGGTCAGCATCACATTAATTGGA
This genomic window from Oncorhynchus keta strain PuntledgeMale-10-30-2019 unplaced genomic scaffold, Oket_V2 Un_contig_14152_pilon_pilon, whole genome shotgun sequence contains:
- the LOC127918423 gene encoding receptor expression-enhancing protein 5-like; its protein translation is STYSEIYSWRRFLEALGENVLLFVSPQCAFLVWCMAPTPSNGSIQIYTRIIRPIFLKHESKIDNIAKDLKGKATEAADKFKDEAKKATANIMWEEGMKKDS